A portion of the Deltaproteobacteria bacterium CG11_big_fil_rev_8_21_14_0_20_49_13 genome contains these proteins:
- the carB gene encoding carbamoyl phosphate synthase large subunit (four CarB-CarA dimers form the carbamoyl phosphate synthetase holoenzyme that catalyzes the production of carbamoyl phosphate; CarB is responsible for the amidotransferase activity), producing the protein MPKRTDIHKILLIGSGPIIIGQACEFDYSGTQACKALKEEGFNVVLVNSNPATIMTDPELADATYIEPLTLEYLTKIIEKERPDAILPTIGGQTGLNLSVQLAEAGVLKKYNVELLGANLEAIKKAEDRQLFKDAMEKIGLTVPKSVVLDSLEKALKAEKDIGLPAIIRPAFTLGGSGGNIAYTKEEFKKFVEYGLMMSPIHQILLEESVLGWKEFELEVMRDKNDNVVIICSIENLDPMGIHTGDSITVAPAQTLTDREYQYLRDASIKVIREIGVDTGGSNIQFGVNPVDGRVVVIEMNPRVSRSSALASKATGFPIAKIATKLAVGYTLDELPNDITRETMASFEPTIDYVVTKIPRFAFEKFPHTKPLLTTQMKSVGEAMAIGRTFEESLLKALRSLECGWKGLDRVDGATPGEILKRLREAMPDRILWLGEAFRQGIGVEEAYEITKIDRWFLYKIKALSLRGAEATKQSPAGDCHAPSGLAMTRSYRSVDTCAAEFIAYTPYFYSTMGEDDDHASCIVPHASAEGSTKHETGSMITTSSDTVVILGSGPNRIGQGVEFDYSCVQASKALKEIGVKSVMVNCNPETVSTDYDTSDKLYFEPLTLNDVLPIIERERPKGVIIQFGGQTPLKLSLPLKKAGVPILGTDPEDIDRAEDRKLFNEVVRKLNLKQPEAGTATNIDEALEIAERIGYPVLVRPSYVLGGRAMELVFDRQGIEFYMKYAVKVSPEHPVLVDRFLNNAIEVDVDAVSDGAEVFVAGIMEHIEEAGIHSGDSSCVLPPHTLSKAIISEIERETVLLARALNVVGLMNIQFAIYNKEVYILEVNPRASRTVPFVSKAIGIPLARIATKVMMGHRLKDLLPVISNRSSVVGNVDHRASSTAVTDYRSPITDHYSVKTPVFPFNKFPGVDSILGPEMKSTGEVMGIADTVGEAFAKAQEAAGNKLPSTGTVFISIKDADKEPMAGIATLLVESGFKIVATRGTRLFLLEKGIPAVGINKFREGHPNIVEAMEDGKIALVINTTAGKPSVGDSYIIRRTAIERKIPYFTTIEGAGAFTASLGHLKSTEEPNVRSLQEYHLV; encoded by the coding sequence ATGCCAAAACGAACCGACATACATAAGATACTCCTGATCGGAAGCGGGCCGATCATCATCGGGCAGGCGTGCGAATTCGATTATTCGGGAACCCAGGCCTGCAAAGCGCTTAAGGAAGAAGGCTTCAATGTCGTGCTTGTAAATTCCAATCCGGCGACCATCATGACCGATCCGGAGCTTGCCGATGCCACATATATCGAACCTTTGACGCTCGAATATCTCACCAAGATAATAGAAAAAGAGAGACCCGACGCCATTCTCCCGACCATCGGCGGTCAAACGGGCCTTAACCTTTCCGTTCAACTGGCCGAGGCGGGAGTCCTTAAAAAATATAATGTTGAACTTTTGGGCGCAAATCTCGAAGCCATCAAAAAAGCGGAGGACAGGCAGCTTTTTAAAGATGCGATGGAAAAGATCGGTCTTACGGTCCCAAAAAGTGTAGTGCTCGATTCGCTTGAAAAGGCGCTTAAGGCCGAAAAAGATATCGGTCTTCCGGCCATTATCAGGCCGGCATTTACGCTTGGCGGAAGCGGTGGTAACATAGCCTATACCAAAGAAGAATTCAAAAAGTTCGTAGAATACGGTCTGATGATGAGTCCGATACACCAGATACTCCTTGAAGAGAGCGTTCTTGGCTGGAAAGAGTTCGAGCTAGAGGTGATGCGCGACAAGAACGACAATGTCGTGATCATCTGCTCCATTGAAAATCTTGACCCCATGGGCATTCATACCGGCGATTCAATAACGGTCGCGCCGGCCCAGACGCTTACCGACAGGGAATATCAGTACTTAAGAGATGCCTCGATAAAGGTAATTCGTGAGATCGGCGTCGATACAGGCGGCTCCAATATTCAGTTCGGTGTCAACCCCGTAGATGGCCGGGTTGTGGTCATAGAAATGAACCCCCGTGTTTCACGTTCAAGCGCCTTGGCATCCAAGGCAACGGGCTTCCCCATTGCCAAGATTGCCACAAAGTTGGCGGTGGGTTATACTCTCGACGAACTTCCTAACGACATCACGCGCGAGACCATGGCATCATTTGAACCCACGATAGACTACGTGGTTACAAAGATACCGCGCTTTGCCTTTGAGAAATTTCCGCATACAAAGCCTCTTCTCACCACCCAAATGAAATCGGTGGGCGAGGCGATGGCCATAGGGCGTACCTTTGAGGAGTCATTGCTTAAGGCGCTTCGCTCGCTTGAATGCGGATGGAAGGGGCTCGACCGCGTCGATGGCGCAACGCCCGGTGAGATATTGAAGAGACTTCGCGAAGCGATGCCGGACAGGATATTGTGGTTAGGCGAGGCCTTCAGGCAGGGGATAGGCGTTGAGGAGGCCTACGAGATAACGAAGATAGACAGGTGGTTTCTGTATAAGATAAAGGCGCTGTCATTGCGAGGAGCGGAAGCGACGAAGCAATCTCCCGCGGGGGATTGCCACGCCCCTTCGGGGCTCGCAATGACACGTTCGTACAGAAGTGTTGACACTTGTGCCGCCGAGTTCATTGCATACACGCCGTACTTCTATTCCACGATGGGGGAAGATGATGATCATGCGTCATGCATCGTGCCTCATGCTTCGGCTGAAGGAAGCACGAAGCATGAAACAGGAAGCATGATAACTACAAGTAGTGACACCGTGGTCATCTTAGGTTCCGGCCCAAACCGCATAGGCCAGGGCGTTGAGTTCGATTACTCCTGCGTTCAGGCGAGCAAGGCCCTCAAGGAGATCGGTGTAAAATCTGTAATGGTCAATTGCAATCCGGAGACCGTTTCGACCGACTACGATACCTCCGACAAGCTCTACTTTGAGCCGCTCACATTGAACGACGTCCTTCCAATAATAGAACGCGAAAGACCGAAGGGCGTCATCATTCAGTTCGGCGGCCAGACGCCTCTTAAACTTTCTCTCCCTCTTAAAAAAGCAGGCGTTCCCATATTGGGTACCGATCCCGAAGACATCGACAGGGCGGAGGACAGAAAGTTATTCAACGAGGTCGTAAGAAAGCTCAATCTCAAACAACCCGAAGCCGGAACCGCCACTAATATAGATGAGGCCCTTGAGATCGCCGAAAGGATAGGTTACCCCGTTCTTGTGAGGCCCTCATACGTTCTGGGGGGGCGCGCCATGGAGCTTGTCTTCGACAGGCAGGGGATAGAGTTCTATATGAAGTACGCGGTCAAGGTATCGCCGGAACATCCGGTACTGGTCGACAGATTTCTTAACAATGCGATAGAGGTCGATGTTGACGCCGTCTCCGACGGAGCAGAAGTATTCGTTGCCGGGATCATGGAGCATATAGAAGAGGCAGGCATTCATTCGGGCGACAGTTCATGCGTTCTGCCGCCGCACACTCTTTCAAAGGCGATCATTTCGGAGATCGAGCGGGAGACCGTTCTTCTTGCCAGGGCGCTGAACGTGGTCGGCCTAATGAACATCCAGTTCGCCATTTATAATAAAGAGGTCTATATTCTGGAGGTAAATCCCCGCGCTTCGCGAACGGTGCCCTTTGTTTCGAAGGCGATCGGCATTCCCCTTGCCCGCATTGCGACCAAGGTGATGATGGGGCATAGGTTGAAAGATTTGCTGCCGGTAATCAGTAATCGGTCATCAGTTGTCGGTAACGTCGATCACAGGGCATCGAGTACAGCTGTTACGGATTACCGATCACCGATCACCGATCACTACTCAGTAAAGACCCCCGTTTTCCCCTTCAACAAATTCCCCGGTGTCGATTCTATCCTGGGGCCCGAAATGAAATCGACAGGCGAAGTGATGGGAATAGCCGATACCGTAGGCGAGGCATTTGCCAAGGCCCAAGAGGCGGCAGGAAATAAATTGCCTTCAACCGGAACCGTCTTCATAAGTATCAAGGATGCAGACAAAGAGCCGATGGCCGGTATTGCAACATTGCTTGTCGAGTCAGGTTTTAAAATTGTGGCAACGCGCGGCACAAGGCTGTTCCTCTTGGAGAAAGGGATCCCGGCGGTAGGCATAAACAAGTTCCGTGAGGGTCATCCGAACATCGTAGAAGCCATGGAAGATGGAAAGATAGCGCTCGTCATCAACACCACCGCCGGCAAGCCTTCGGTGGGCGACTCATACATCATCCGCAGGACCGCTATTGAAAGAAAGATCCCGTATTTCACCACGATAGAAGGCGCCGGGGCATTTACAGCGTCCCTAGGGCACCTGAAGAGCACTGAAGAACCTAACGTCAGGTCCCTGCAGGAATATCACCTTGTTTAA
- a CDS encoding carbamoyl phosphate synthase small subunit, with amino-acid sequence MTKKAYLVLSDGKIFQGRSFGFEGETQGEVVFNTSITGYQEILTDPSYHGQIVTMTYPHIGNYGCNPEDMESDKVQTAGFVVRSYCDLPSSWRARETLAQFLKRHKIVAGTGFDTRTIVQYVRDNGAKPALLITADELPGDAVLRAAALPSMSGQDLASKVTCSESYVPVSCFMHHASAERSTKQDARSMRQNKPVRVVLYDFGVKLNIVRMLQARGCDVAVVPAQTTAKDVLSMKPDGVLLSNGPGDPAAVTYAIENIKQLLGRLPIFGICLGHQILALALGCKTYKLKFGHRGGNQPVKNLRTGKVEITSQNHGFAVDGSDFFPLCKGELEGVEHSTSPSPSLQRRGVSIEITHINLNDNTVEGLAVPKLKAFSVQYHPEASPGPHDSHYLFDEFVRKMKQET; translated from the coding sequence ATGACCAAAAAGGCATATTTAGTCCTGTCGGACGGTAAGATATTCCAAGGCCGCTCCTTCGGTTTTGAAGGAGAGACTCAAGGCGAAGTCGTTTTTAATACATCCATCACCGGTTATCAGGAGATCCTGACCGATCCTTCTTATCACGGCCAGATCGTTACGATGACCTATCCTCACATCGGCAACTACGGTTGTAATCCTGAAGATATGGAGTCGGACAAAGTACAGACGGCCGGGTTCGTTGTGAGGTCTTACTGCGACCTTCCCAGTAGCTGGCGCGCTCGCGAGACGCTTGCCCAGTTCCTGAAACGCCATAAGATCGTTGCCGGTACCGGCTTCGATACAAGGACGATAGTGCAATATGTCCGCGATAATGGTGCTAAGCCGGCGTTACTTATCACAGCCGATGAGCTTCCGGGGGATGCTGTTTTACGTGCTGCTGCATTGCCCTCCATGTCCGGCCAGGACCTTGCGAGTAAAGTGACATGTTCCGAATCGTATGTTCCTGTCTCATGCTTCATGCATCATGCTTCGGCGGAGAGAAGTACGAAGCAGGACGCAAGAAGCATGAGACAGAATAAACCAGTCAGAGTGGTATTGTACGATTTCGGCGTTAAATTGAATATTGTTCGGATGCTCCAGGCGAGGGGATGTGATGTTGCGGTTGTCCCCGCTCAAACAACTGCCAAAGATGTTCTTTCCATGAAACCGGACGGTGTGTTGCTTTCGAACGGCCCGGGAGACCCGGCTGCGGTCACCTATGCGATCGAAAATATAAAACAGCTTTTGGGGAGGCTTCCGATATTCGGTATATGCCTCGGGCATCAGATTCTGGCTCTGGCGCTTGGATGCAAAACTTATAAGCTTAAGTTCGGTCACAGGGGCGGAAACCAGCCGGTCAAGAACCTGCGGACGGGCAAGGTGGAGATAACGAGCCAGAACCACGGATTTGCGGTGGATGGGAGCGATTTCTTCCCCCTTTGTAAGGGGGAGTTAGAGGGGGTAGAACACTCTACCTCCCCCAGCCCCTCCTTACAAAGGAGGGGAGTTTCGATCGAGATCACACATATAAACCTGAACGATAACACAGTGGAAGGTCTTGCGGTCCCAAAGTTGAAGGCCTTCTCGGTGCAGTATCACCCGGAAGCAAGTCCCGGGCCGCATGATTCGCACTACTTGTTCGATGAATTTGTGAGAAAGATGAAGCAAGAAACATGA
- a CDS encoding dihydroorotase, whose amino-acid sequence MNDLVIINGRIVDPINGTEGEHAIIIRDGKIASIEKAKKVQTSAKVIDAKGMVVVPGFVDIHVHLREPGFEYKEDIESGSSAAVAGGFTTICPMPNTDPVNDNASVTEYIMKRAGLVGLANVLPVGAISKGLKGEALADIGDLAAAGAVAISDDGRPVMNSLLMRRAAEYAGSFNLPIMDHCEDSCLSKNGYMHEGSVSTELGLNAQPSAAEEVQVARDIALAKLTAAHFHITHVSSAGSIEMIRAAKRKKIRVTCDVTPHHLTLTHEAVKGYNTNTKVNPPLRTGIDQKELIKALADGTIDCIATDHAPHGIIDKELGYGTAAFGMVGLETAFSVLMRLVHDKKIGIKRLVELLTTGLNVLKGDGYSQGIKKGATADIVIFDPEAKVTIDSGAFYSKGRNTPFDGWKLKGKVRYTIVGGRLVFDDQKGIFSPVGR is encoded by the coding sequence ATGAATGACTTGGTAATCATAAACGGCAGGATAGTCGACCCGATAAACGGCACCGAAGGCGAGCATGCCATTATCATCCGCGACGGCAAAATAGCATCGATAGAAAAGGCGAAGAAGGTCCAGACGAGCGCCAAGGTTATCGATGCAAAGGGAATGGTCGTAGTACCCGGTTTTGTAGATATTCACGTTCACTTAAGGGAACCAGGTTTTGAGTATAAAGAAGATATCGAAAGCGGAAGCTCCGCGGCTGTTGCGGGCGGTTTCACTACCATCTGCCCGATGCCCAACACCGATCCTGTCAACGATAACGCGAGCGTTACAGAATATATAATGAAAAGGGCCGGGTTGGTAGGACTTGCCAATGTCCTGCCGGTCGGGGCGATCTCTAAAGGGCTCAAAGGCGAAGCGCTGGCAGATATCGGTGATCTGGCCGCAGCCGGGGCGGTTGCGATCTCGGATGACGGCAGGCCGGTAATGAACTCGCTTCTCATGCGCAGGGCGGCCGAATATGCCGGAAGCTTTAATCTTCCAATAATGGATCACTGCGAAGATTCATGCTTAAGCAAGAACGGATACATGCACGAAGGTTCGGTCTCGACCGAACTTGGACTCAATGCGCAGCCTTCCGCCGCCGAAGAGGTGCAGGTGGCGCGCGACATAGCCCTGGCAAAACTAACGGCCGCGCATTTTCACATTACTCACGTAAGTTCCGCCGGCTCAATTGAAATGATAAGGGCCGCCAAAAGAAAAAAGATAAGGGTGACATGCGATGTAACGCCGCATCATCTGACCTTGACCCATGAAGCGGTCAAGGGCTACAACACGAACACAAAGGTCAATCCTCCTCTTCGCACGGGTATAGATCAAAAAGAACTGATCAAGGCCCTAGCAGACGGAACGATAGACTGCATCGCCACCGATCATGCCCCTCACGGAATTATCGATAAAGAGCTCGGCTACGGTACCGCAGCATTCGGCATGGTTGGGCTTGAAACGGCGTTCTCTGTACTTATGAGGCTTGTGCATGATAAGAAGATCGGCATCAAGCGCCTTGTTGAACTGCTCACAACGGGCCTCAACGTGCTTAAAGGGGACGGCTACTCGCAAGGAATTAAAAAGGGGGCCACGGCCGATATTGTAATATTCGATCCCGAAGCAAAGGTCACGATAGATTCAGGCGCATTCTATTCGAAGGGCAGGAACACTCCCTTCGATGGATGGAAACTAAAAGGAAAGGTCCGCTACACAATAGTTGGGGGAAGGCTAGTATTTGATGACCAAAAAGGCATATTTAGTCCTGTCGGACGGTAA
- a CDS encoding aspartate carbamoyltransferase: MTLSVKNILSVRDLTVKDVDLILQTARSLKEISYRPIKKVPTLRGKQVLLCFFEDSTRTRLSFDIACKRLSADTAVISKSGSSISKGETILDTIRNLAAMQADVIVIRHKESGVPWAVAEVFPNISVINAGDGMHEHPSQALLDLMTIQDTKGGIDGLNVTIAGDIFHSRVARSNMILLRKMGAKVHIAAPKTFLPADIEQYKVTVHDNLTDAVKVSDVVMMLRIQMERMDSFFFPSAREYSKYFGLNKEVMKHAKPDVVVMHPGPVNRGLEMDPEVADGPHSVILDQVENGVAVRMALVYLLCAGHVSE; the protein is encoded by the coding sequence ATGACGCTATCCGTAAAAAACATTTTATCAGTGCGCGACCTAACGGTCAAGGATGTTGACCTTATCCTGCAGACGGCCCGTTCGCTCAAAGAGATATCATATCGTCCCATCAAAAAAGTGCCGACGCTGCGCGGAAAACAGGTCCTCCTCTGCTTCTTTGAGGATTCCACCCGCACCCGTCTTTCGTTCGATATAGCCTGTAAAAGACTTTCGGCCGATACCGCGGTTATCTCCAAGAGCGGCAGCTCCATATCAAAGGGCGAGACGATACTCGATACCATCAGGAACCTTGCCGCAATGCAGGCGGATGTTATCGTGATACGTCACAAAGAGTCTGGAGTCCCTTGGGCCGTGGCCGAAGTGTTCCCGAACATCTCGGTTATCAACGCAGGCGACGGCATGCACGAGCATCCTTCACAGGCGCTTCTAGACCTGATGACCATACAGGACACCAAGGGCGGAATAGACGGACTCAACGTGACCATAGCGGGCGACATATTTCACTCCCGCGTTGCCCGTTCGAACATGATCCTGCTGAGGAAGATGGGAGCAAAGGTACATATTGCCGCGCCAAAGACGTTCCTTCCGGCCGATATCGAGCAATATAAGGTCACCGTCCACGATAATCTGACCGATGCGGTCAAGGTCTCGGATGTGGTGATGATGCTGAGGATACAGATGGAAAGGATGGACAGCTTCTTCTTTCCCTCGGCGCGCGAATATTCAAAATACTTCGGTCTTAATAAAGAGGTCATGAAGCACGCAAAGCCTGATGTAGTGGTCATGCATCCGGGTCCCGTGAACCGCGGCCTTGAGATGGACCCCGAAGTTGCCGATGGGCCGCATTCGGTGATCCTAGACCAGGTGGAGAACGGTGTTGCCGTCCGTATGGCGCTGGTTTATTTGTTGTGTGCGGGTCACGTTAGTGAGTAG
- a CDS encoding bifunctional pyr operon transcriptional regulator/uracil phosphoribosyltransferase, with amino-acid sequence MVTKHIMSEAQMDAAMMKMARQIVRRNKNMDDIVLIGIRSRGVPLSEWLGRKVSEVLKRPVDVGSLDINLYRDDLSEVDEQPVVRKTELPFSISGKGIVLVDDVLYTGRTIRAAMDALVDFGRPKFVQLAVMVDRGWRELPIQADYVAKKLKTSATENVKVLVAEMDGENQILIKDKK; translated from the coding sequence ATGGTCACAAAACATATAATGAGCGAGGCGCAGATGGATGCCGCCATGATGAAAATGGCGCGTCAGATTGTGCGCAGGAACAAGAACATGGACGATATCGTCCTTATCGGTATCCGTTCGAGGGGTGTGCCACTTTCAGAGTGGCTGGGCAGAAAGGTGAGCGAAGTCTTGAAACGCCCGGTCGATGTCGGGAGCCTCGATATCAACCTCTATCGCGACGATCTTTCTGAGGTCGATGAACAGCCGGTAGTTCGCAAGACCGAGCTCCCGTTCTCCATCTCCGGCAAGGGGATCGTGCTGGTGGACGACGTACTCTACACAGGCAGGACTATCCGAGCGGCCATGGATGCGTTGGTCGATTTCGGGCGCCCAAAGTTCGTGCAGCTGGCGGTTATGGTCGACAGAGGCTGGAGAGAACTTCCGATACAGGCCGATTACGTCGCAAAGAAATTAAAGACCTCGGCAACCGAGAACGTAAAGGTTCTCGTTGCGGAGATGGACGGAGAGAATCAGATATTAATAAAGGATAAAAAGTAG